Proteins encoded by one window of Diachasmimorpha longicaudata isolate KC_UGA_2023 chromosome 20, iyDiaLong2, whole genome shotgun sequence:
- the LOC135171472 gene encoding transmembrane protein 53-A isoform X2, with product MIKGFVPSKESPVHLADPLHISWITMRCTVPVEFLLWRRDKIPVIGRQLLQMIFDQNLHQHPIFFHIFSNGGAILYQQISLVMQEMKNHINVKGVIFDSSPGERRVSSLFRAASAIVGGRPVTNLPMSLFITIFLSVFWVYEIITRSWSPGTRASTNPFELTEEPHSWPQLFLYSNADTLIPAIDVEKFGSRRAERGVPVQLVLFTDAPHVKLYAVYPDVYINIVCTFINECITNIRNQTIFDDSIDDDEDEIQLKVQGTISGVRRRVILPQEAISNVSLDK from the exons ATGATAAAAGGCTTTGTCCCTAGCAAGGAGAGCCCTGTCCACCTGGCTGACCCTCTCCACATCAG tTGGATAACAATGAGATGTACAGTACCAGTGGAATTTCTCCTCTGGCGACGTGATAAGATCCCAGTCATTGGAAGACAACTTCTCCAGATGATATTCGACCAAAATCTCCACCAACATCCGATATTCTTTCACATATTCAGCAATGGAGGTGCCATTTTGTACCAGCAGATAAGTCTCGTCATGCAGGAGATGAAAAATCACATCAAC GTGAAGGGCGTCATATTCGACAGTTCCCCAGGTGAACGAAGGGTCTCCTCACTCTTCAGGGCAGCCAGTGCAATAGTTGGTGGTCGTCCAGTGACAAATCTCCCGATGTCCCTCTTCATAACGATATTTTTATCAGTTTTTTGGGTGTACGAG ATCATCACTCGTTCATGGAGTCCAGGCACCAGAGCATCAACAAATCCCTTTGAACTCACTGAGGAACCACATTCCTGGCCCCAACTCTTTCTCTACTCAAATGCTGATACGTTAATACCTGCAATA GAcgttgaaaaatttggaaGTCGTCGAGCTGAACGTGGGGTACCTGTTCAGCTGGTGCTATTCACTGATGCACCACATGTCAAACTCTACGCAGTTTACCCAGATGTCTACATCAACATCGTCTGCACGTTCATCAACGAATGTATCACGAACATCAGGAATCAGACGATTTTTGATGATTCGATTGACGACGACGAGGACGAAATACAGTTGAAGGTCCAGGGGACAATTTCCGGGGTCAGGAGGAGGGTGATCCTGCCCCAGGAGGCGATCTCCAACGTTTCGTTGgacaaataa
- the LOC135171472 gene encoding transmembrane protein 53 isoform X1: protein MTKMDINFHLVVPNIQTTSSNDPRDDFVFVYEDDKRPLVILLGWAGCQDKYLAKYSGIYEERSWITMRCTVPVEFLLWRRDKIPVIGRQLLQMIFDQNLHQHPIFFHIFSNGGAILYQQISLVMQEMKNHINVKGVIFDSSPGERRVSSLFRAASAIVGGRPVTNLPMSLFITIFLSVFWVYEIITRSWSPGTRASTNPFELTEEPHSWPQLFLYSNADTLIPAIDVEKFGSRRAERGVPVQLVLFTDAPHVKLYAVYPDVYINIVCTFINECITNIRNQTIFDDSIDDDEDEIQLKVQGTISGVRRRVILPQEAISNVSLDK from the exons ATGACGAAAATggacattaattttcatcttgTTGTGCCCAATATCCAGACGACGTCGTCCAACGACCCCAGGGACGACTTTGTGTTCGTGTACGAGGATGACAAGAGACCTCTGGTGATACTGTTGGGGTGGGCCGGCTGTCAGGACAAATATTTGGCGAAATATAGTGGGATTTACGAGGAGAGAAG tTGGATAACAATGAGATGTACAGTACCAGTGGAATTTCTCCTCTGGCGACGTGATAAGATCCCAGTCATTGGAAGACAACTTCTCCAGATGATATTCGACCAAAATCTCCACCAACATCCGATATTCTTTCACATATTCAGCAATGGAGGTGCCATTTTGTACCAGCAGATAAGTCTCGTCATGCAGGAGATGAAAAATCACATCAAC GTGAAGGGCGTCATATTCGACAGTTCCCCAGGTGAACGAAGGGTCTCCTCACTCTTCAGGGCAGCCAGTGCAATAGTTGGTGGTCGTCCAGTGACAAATCTCCCGATGTCCCTCTTCATAACGATATTTTTATCAGTTTTTTGGGTGTACGAG ATCATCACTCGTTCATGGAGTCCAGGCACCAGAGCATCAACAAATCCCTTTGAACTCACTGAGGAACCACATTCCTGGCCCCAACTCTTTCTCTACTCAAATGCTGATACGTTAATACCTGCAATA GAcgttgaaaaatttggaaGTCGTCGAGCTGAACGTGGGGTACCTGTTCAGCTGGTGCTATTCACTGATGCACCACATGTCAAACTCTACGCAGTTTACCCAGATGTCTACATCAACATCGTCTGCACGTTCATCAACGAATGTATCACGAACATCAGGAATCAGACGATTTTTGATGATTCGATTGACGACGACGAGGACGAAATACAGTTGAAGGTCCAGGGGACAATTTCCGGGGTCAGGAGGAGGGTGATCCTGCCCCAGGAGGCGATCTCCAACGTTTCGTTGgacaaataa